From a single Rutidosis leptorrhynchoides isolate AG116_Rl617_1_P2 chromosome 5, CSIRO_AGI_Rlap_v1, whole genome shotgun sequence genomic region:
- the LOC139849960 gene encoding uncharacterized protein, translated as MSPFVTPSQMIKKGAKRKPDMPEKEIPIKQQKTGRLSALVVPDNVILEIIDDLIHKSGLIYPGPSTLYDDERNLDGPKTPEEMMTPHYECLSVFVRGLSDGFIFITDEFWERIYNKFEGGYLDNFNINGWGSMLLWWSYRLDQMDFQPLKDRQRCTIMPVDMIKWMGIFKTGVTLDPNYTNPNITYYADGSRLPFPHWSKCQKVLFPTCLEDADHWVLIVLDLKDFTVVIYDSFVKHSSIDHRAYYVSELGKCLPEFLRVINYTPPPHVSMPSTFTYIDSPQQSGYYGDCGVWVCINMERVFCSTVKGISNVCVGILGQQVEHAPL; from the exons ATGTCACCCTTCGTTACACCGTCACAAATGATCAAAAAGGGTGCTAAAAGAAAGCCTGACATGCCAGAGAAAGAAATCCCGATAAAGCAACAGAAGACGGGGAGACTGAGTGCTCTGGTAGTGCCTGATAATGTTATTCTAGAAATCATTGACGATTTGATTCATAAGTCTGGACTTATCTATCCCGGCCCTTCCACATTATATGATGATGAAAGGAATCTGGACGGCCCTAAGACACCGGAAGAGATGATGACTCCACATTACGAGTGCTTATCGGTATTTGTTCGGGGCCTATCCGACGGATTTATATTCATCACTGACGAGTTTTGGGAGCGGATCTACAACAAATTTGAAGGCGGTTACTTAGATAACTTT AATATTAATGGTTGGGGATCTATGTTGTTGTGGTGGAGCTACCGTTTAGATCAAATGGATTTTCAGCCACTAAAGGACCGCCAAAGATGTACGATCATGCCGGTCGACATGATTAAGTGGATGGGGATTTTTAAAACGGGTGTAACACTTGACCCGAATTACACCAATCCCAATATTACTTATTATGCAGACGGATCGAGACTCCCTTTCCCACATTGGTCGAAGTGTCAGAAG GTCCTATTCCCAACATGTTTGGAAGATGCGGATCACTGGGTGCTTATTGTGCTTGATCTTAAGGACTTCACCGTCGTCATTTACGATAGTTTTGTCAAGCACAGCTCAATTGACCACCGCGCTTATTATGTTTCCGAGTTGGGTAAGTGTCTGCCAGAGTTTTTGAGGGTAATTAACTACACTCCTCCACCACACGTCTCGATGCCATCTACATTTACGTATATCGACTCACCTCAGCAGTCAGGATATTACGGTGACTGTGGTGTATGGGTTTGCATAAACATGGAGCGTGTATTTT GCTCCACTGTAAAAGGTATCTCTAATGTTTGTGTTGGCATATTAGGTCAGCAGGTTGAACATGCTCCACTGTAA
- the LOC139849959 gene encoding uncharacterized protein has translation MTIYETSDLVKLNQTFENKEDFLMQLRTKCVTEGFQIKPKYSDKSRYTATCISSNCSWQITAKCIQDSNNFQVRKLNDLHTCSNTQILPNNKHATNKVLGNILKEVMKQEGRVYRPNDIKTDMSARFKISLSYHQAWKAKCYAIEMLRGSLEDSFQILPNYLYNLRLSNPGSVTNIRTDNKGRFVMSYMSIGAATRSFVNNARPVIIVDGAHLKSRYLGTNLIAVAMDANNGILPLAYGIGAGETTDHWTWFFGNLRDSLQSSGCCIVNLTIISDRAPAIAAGISNVFPEVFHALCARHLLENLKSVSKRVKSYEWHYWKMCKAYRKSDFDHHYAILARRIPDSARTLTTVGLNRWSRHHADRVRYAYLTSNSAESMNALSVHARKLPITMLLEFFRASVQQWFWEHRNTADGLTTPVTPYAERKLGKRNRKSISWTVKPISQVKFEVLDMKKSGKVNLQDKTCTCKQWQFSGIPCGHVMAVARYFVLRNVTTHVQKYFHTETYKSAYMEDINPLDHISEWIDPGHLQTVLPPLVTKLQSGRPKSTARIPSQGEDKDNFKSKRKCSRCLEYGHTRSNCTAHYDLSEGKQKSKCNSKTKAKPKGLVKGKGKGKREDSCSTQFGFTYNLSDD, from the exons ATGACAATATATGAAACCTCGGATCTAGTTAAATTGAATCAGACTTTCGAAAACAAGGAAGATTTTCTTATGCAATTACGTACAAAGTGTGTTACTGAAGGGTTCCAGATAAAACCAAAGTACTCAGACAAGTCAAGGTATACAGCTACATGCATATCATCAAATTGTTCATGGCAAATTACTGCTAAGTGTATACAAGATAGCAACAACTTTCAAGTACGGAAGTTGAATGATCTACACACGTGCTCaaatacccaaattcttccgaacaATAAGCATGCCACCAATAAGGTCCTAGGTAATATACTGAAAGAGGTGATGAAACAAGAAGGTCGTGTCTATCGACCGAATGATATAAAGACTGATATGTCGGCGCGATTTAAAATAAGTCTATCATACCACCAAGCATGGAAAGCCAAATGTTACGCAATTGAGATGTTGAGGGGTAGTCTTGAAGATTCCTTTCAAATACTACCTAATTATCTATATAATCTTAGATTGTCTAACCCAGGTAGTGTAACCAACATTCGAACGGACAACAAAGGCAGATTTGTTATGAGTTACATGTCCATTGGTGCAGCG ACACGTTCGTTTGTTAACAATGCACGACCAGTAATCATAGTCGATGGGGCTCATTTAAAAAGTCGTTACTTGGGGACTAACTTGATTGCTGTCGCTATGGATGCTAACAATGGAATCCTTCCATTAGCCTACGGTATTGGAGCAGGAGAGACCACCGATCATTGGACATGGTTTTTTGGTAATCTAAGAGACTCTCTACAGTCTTCGGGGTGTTGTATTGTTAATCTTACCATTATATCTGACAGGGCACCTGCAATAGCTGCTGGCATATCAAAcgtatttccagaagtatttcatgCACTATGTGCTAGACATTTGTTGGAAAACCTCAAAAGTGTGTCTAAAAGGGTTAAAAGTTACGAGTGGCACTACTGGAAAATGTGCAAAGCGTATAGAAAATCTGATTTTGATCACCACTATGCTATACTAGCACGACGTATCCCAGACAGTGCACGTACACTCACTACTGTTGGCCTCAACAGATGGTCTAGACATCATGCAGATCGTGTTCGGTATGCTTACCTAACTTCTAATAGTGCAGAGTCAATGAACGCACTGTCAGTTCATGCGAGGAAACTCCCGATTACAATGCTTCTTGAATTCTTTAGAGCTTCAGTTCAACAATGGTTTTGGGAACACCGAAACACTGCTGATGGTTTAACAACACCTGTCACACCATATGCAGAGCGTAAGCTTGGTAAAAGAAATCGTAAGTCTATTAGTTGGACTGTCAAACCGATATCACAAGTTAAGTTTGAGGTATTGGATATGAAAAAAAGCGGTAAAGTCAATCTACAAGATAAAACTTGCACATGTAAACAATGGCAGTTTTCCGGTATACCCTGTGGACATGTAATGGCAGTAGCAAGGTATTTTGTCCTACGTAACGTTACTACACACGTTCAGAAGTATTTCCACACTGAAACGTACAAGTCGGCATACATGGAAGATATTAACCCGCTAGATCATATTTCTGAATGGATAGATCCAGGACACCTACAAACCGTCCTACCGCCATTGGTTACAAAGCTACAATCGGGTAGACCGAAGAGTACTGCTCGTATACCGTCCCAAGGAGAGGACAAAGACAATTTCAAATCTAAAAGAAAATGCAGTCGTTGCTTGGAATATGGACATACTAGATCAAATTGCACTGCACATTATGATCTTTCTGAAGGTAAACAAAAGTCCAAGTGTAACTCAAAAACAAAGGCAAAGCCGAAGGGGTTGGTAAAGGGCAAGGGTAAAGGAAAACGTGAAGACTCATGCTCAACACAATTTGGCTTCACTTACAATTTGAGTGATGATTAG